Proteins encoded together in one Pseudomonas arsenicoxydans window:
- a CDS encoding EAL domain-containing protein translates to MAVARETLRSWFYRPWFLAILAAALSATLLMAGSLFVAMHQVEQSESEEMNAQGERFLVRLEQLFGQLRESLDDLEAQPLRTCDTAMVATLQQVSFNYRFVYEAAYMDGPRICSNRPRQEVLSLTRPPDIRGPTYSFWLNTTTEPDENRAALMLGRGNFRVATSRGHLTDMVDLSPGSSLLVVLDHGNRAIPVLGVEQVWPPTEPWPPKSQDALQVTQTRLIYRMPTNNPEYQLVLITPRTGMHVPAVWWWLLPASLALGVFVGFMVFLLVRQRQSLDAELNGAIRRGELQVLYQPIFDLDSRNCVGAEALLRWRRPDGTLTSPDLFIPMAENTGQIRQMTDFVLQRLLEQLGQLLRANPQLYISVNLAACDVMVPRIGQVMARLLTLHRVAAKQIAFEVTERGLIDVVVARENLQALRDVGHQVLIDDFGTGYCSLAYLQTLPVDCLKIDKAFIDALGHDAASSGVAPHIIHMAQALQLKVIAEGIEHEAQAKFLSSEGVRYGQGWLFAHALSAVQFIELITRGRRLNARRLDDEA, encoded by the coding sequence ATGGCTGTAGCTCGAGAGACGCTTCGTAGTTGGTTCTATCGCCCTTGGTTCCTGGCGATACTGGCTGCTGCCTTGAGCGCAACGCTATTGATGGCCGGTAGCCTGTTCGTGGCAATGCATCAGGTCGAACAAAGCGAAAGCGAGGAAATGAATGCTCAGGGCGAGCGCTTCCTGGTCCGCCTGGAGCAGTTGTTCGGACAACTTCGCGAAAGCCTCGACGATCTCGAAGCCCAACCGTTGCGGACCTGTGATACGGCGATGGTCGCGACCTTGCAACAGGTGAGTTTCAATTACCGATTCGTTTACGAAGCTGCTTACATGGATGGCCCGCGAATCTGCTCAAACCGCCCCCGCCAGGAAGTGTTGTCGCTGACACGACCACCGGATATAAGGGGCCCCACCTACAGCTTCTGGTTGAATACCACGACCGAACCCGATGAAAACCGTGCTGCGCTGATGCTCGGACGTGGCAACTTTCGTGTCGCGACGTCTCGCGGACATTTGACCGACATGGTCGATCTGTCCCCCGGTAGCAGCCTGCTGGTCGTGCTCGATCACGGCAACCGCGCGATTCCGGTTCTGGGTGTCGAGCAAGTCTGGCCGCCCACGGAACCCTGGCCCCCAAAAAGCCAGGATGCATTGCAAGTGACACAAACCCGCTTGATCTACCGCATGCCCACCAACAACCCCGAATACCAACTAGTGCTGATCACACCGCGCACCGGCATGCATGTGCCTGCCGTGTGGTGGTGGCTACTGCCGGCCAGCCTGGCCTTGGGGGTTTTCGTTGGTTTCATGGTGTTTTTGCTGGTCCGACAGCGACAGTCGCTGGATGCCGAATTGAACGGCGCCATTCGCCGAGGCGAGTTGCAGGTGCTGTATCAACCGATCTTTGATCTCGACAGTCGCAACTGTGTCGGTGCCGAAGCCTTGCTGCGCTGGCGAAGGCCGGACGGCACCCTGACCAGTCCCGACCTGTTCATCCCGATGGCCGAAAACACCGGCCAGATCCGTCAGATGACCGACTTCGTATTGCAGCGGTTGCTTGAACAACTGGGGCAGTTGCTACGCGCCAACCCGCAGCTGTACATCTCAGTCAACCTGGCAGCTTGCGACGTCATGGTCCCACGTATCGGTCAGGTGATGGCCCGTCTGTTGACCTTGCACCGGGTCGCGGCAAAGCAGATCGCTTTCGAGGTGACAGAGCGCGGCTTGATCGACGTGGTGGTGGCCAGGGAAAACCTGCAAGCGCTGCGCGATGTCGGGCATCAGGTGTTGATCGATGACTTTGGCACCGGTTATTGCAGCCTCGCCTACCTGCAAACCCTGCCGGTGGACTGCCTGAAAATCGACAAGGCGTTTATCGATGCATTGGGTCATGACGCCGCCAGCAGCGGTGTAGCACCGCACATCATCCATATGGCGCAGGCCCTGCAACTCAAGGTGATCGCCGAGGGTATCGAGCATGAAGCCCAGGCGAAGTTTTTGAGCAGTGAAGGTGTGAGGTATGGTCAGGGTTGGCTGTTCGCCCATGCACTGAGCGCCGTACAGTTCATTGAACTGATTACCCGCGGTCGCCGGCTGAACGCCCGGCGCCTGGATGATGAAGCCTGA
- a CDS encoding N-acetylmuramoyl-L-alanine amidase, translating into MKCLALIVSLLLLAGCASGPRIDTSHPSANYDSRIQFVVVHYTNASLERSLQLLTHGEVSSHYLIGDDKGATIYKLMDENLRAWHAGESEWQGRTWLNSSSIGIEIVNPGFKDTPTGRLWYPYSEDQIQSLIFLLKDISKRYNIDPGAIIGHSDIAPLRKLDPGPLFPWKRLAAEGLGIWPNEQAVARQQAQYAVELPSIGWFQSQLAHLGYATPQTGELDVATRHVLAAFQMHFRPTRFDGTPDAQTAALLQVLNQTK; encoded by the coding sequence ATGAAATGTCTTGCTCTCATTGTGTCGCTGCTCCTGTTGGCCGGTTGTGCCAGTGGTCCGCGGATCGACACCAGTCACCCTTCAGCCAATTACGACAGTCGCATTCAGTTCGTGGTGGTGCATTACACCAACGCCTCACTTGAGCGCTCGCTGCAACTGCTGACCCACGGCGAGGTCAGCAGCCACTATCTGATCGGCGACGATAAAGGCGCCACCATCTATAAGCTGATGGATGAAAACTTGCGCGCCTGGCACGCCGGTGAAAGCGAATGGCAAGGCCGGACCTGGCTGAACTCCAGCTCCATCGGCATCGAGATCGTCAATCCGGGCTTCAAAGACACCCCGACCGGTCGCCTGTGGTATCCCTACAGCGAAGATCAGATTCAGTCGTTGATCTTCCTGCTCAAGGACATCAGCAAGCGTTACAACATCGACCCTGGCGCCATCATCGGTCATAGCGACATTGCGCCGCTGCGCAAGCTCGATCCTGGCCCGCTGTTCCCCTGGAAACGCCTGGCCGCCGAAGGCCTGGGTATCTGGCCCAACGAGCAGGCGGTTGCACGCCAGCAAGCCCAGTATGCAGTCGAGCTGCCAAGCATCGGCTGGTTCCAGTCACAGTTGGCTCACCTCGGTTATGCCACGCCGCAAACGGGTGAGCTGGATGTTGCAACACGCCATGTCCTGGCCGCTTTCCAGATGCATTTCCGCCCCACCCGCTTCGATGGCACCCCGGACGCTCAAACCGCAGCATTGCTACAGGTTTTGAATCAGACAAAATAA
- the algB gene encoding sigma-54-dependent response regulator transcription factor AlgB produces MESATEHQGRILLVDDESAILRTFRYCLEDEGYSVATANSAAQADALLQRQVFDLCFLDLRLGEDNGLDVLAQMRIQAPWMRVVIVTAHSAVDTAVDAIQAGAADYLVKPCSPDQLRLATAKQLEVRQLSARLEALEGEVRKSKDGLDSHSPAMKVVLETARQVAGTDANILILGESGTGKGELSQAIHGWSKRQKKSCVTINCPSLTAELMESELFGHSRGAFTGASESTLGRVNQADGGTLFLDEIGDFPLTLQPKLLRFIQDKEYERVGDPVTRRADVRILAATNLNLEDMVRDGRFREDLLYRLNVITLHLPPLRERREDILNLADRFLARFVKEYARPARGFSDEAREALLCYRWPGNIRELRNVVERASIICPQERVEISHLGMAETPVNNAPRIGAALSLDELEKAHIGAVLATADTLDQAAKTLGIDASTLYRKRKQYNL; encoded by the coding sequence ATGGAATCAGCCACTGAGCATCAAGGCCGCATTCTGCTGGTGGATGATGAATCCGCCATTCTGCGAACCTTCCGTTATTGCCTCGAAGACGAAGGCTATAGCGTCGCTACCGCGAACAGCGCAGCGCAGGCCGACGCCTTGTTACAGCGCCAGGTGTTCGATCTATGCTTTCTCGATCTGCGCCTGGGCGAAGACAACGGCCTGGATGTTTTGGCCCAGATGCGCATCCAGGCACCCTGGATGCGCGTAGTGATCGTCACCGCTCACTCCGCCGTAGACACCGCAGTCGATGCCATTCAGGCAGGCGCCGCCGACTATCTCGTCAAACCCTGCAGCCCCGACCAATTGCGCCTGGCCACCGCCAAGCAGTTGGAAGTGCGCCAACTCTCCGCACGCCTTGAAGCCCTTGAAGGCGAAGTACGTAAGTCCAAGGACGGCCTGGACTCGCATAGCCCGGCCATGAAAGTCGTACTCGAGACCGCACGCCAAGTGGCCGGCACCGATGCCAACATTTTGATCCTTGGTGAGTCGGGGACCGGTAAAGGCGAGCTGTCGCAAGCCATTCACGGTTGGAGCAAGCGCCAGAAGAAGTCGTGCGTTACGATCAACTGCCCGTCGCTGACGGCGGAATTGATGGAAAGCGAACTCTTCGGCCACAGTCGTGGTGCGTTCACGGGCGCGAGCGAAAGCACCTTGGGACGAGTCAATCAAGCGGATGGTGGCACGCTGTTTCTCGACGAAATCGGCGATTTTCCTTTGACGTTGCAACCAAAGTTGCTCCGTTTCATCCAGGACAAGGAATACGAGCGTGTGGGCGACCCAGTGACGCGCCGCGCTGATGTGCGAATTCTTGCGGCGACCAACCTGAACCTCGAAGACATGGTGCGCGACGGTCGCTTCCGTGAAGACCTGCTCTATCGCCTGAACGTCATTACCCTGCACTTGCCGCCACTGCGCGAGCGCAGAGAAGACATTCTGAACCTGGCTGACCGTTTTCTTGCGCGCTTCGTCAAGGAGTACGCCCGCCCGGCGAGAGGGTTCAGCGATGAAGCCCGTGAAGCGTTGCTGTGTTACCGCTGGCCCGGCAACATTCGCGAGCTACGTAACGTGGTGGAGCGGGCGAGCATCATTTGTCCACAGGAGCGGGTCGAGATCAGTCATTTGGGCATGGCCGAGACCCCGGTCAACAATGCGCCGCGCATCGGTGCTGCGTTGAGTCTGGATGAGCTGGAGAAAGCCCACATCGGTGCCGTGCTGGCCACGGCCGACACGCTGGATCAGGCGGCCAAAACCCTTGGCATCGACGCTTCGACCCTGTATCGCAAGCGCAAGCAGTACAACCTGTGA
- the gltP gene encoding glutamate/aspartate:proton symporter GltP: MKKAKLSLAWQILIGLVLGIAIGALLNHFSAEKAWWISNVLQPAGDIFIRLIKMIVIPIVISSLIVGIAGVGDAKKLGRIGLKTIVYFEIVTTIAIVVGLVLANVFHPGTGIDMSTLGTVDISKYQATAAEVQHEHAFVETILNLIPSNIFAAMSRGEMLPIIFFSVLFGLGLSSLQSDLREPLVKMFQGVSESMFKVTHMIMNYAPIGVFALIAVTVANFGFASLLPLAKLVILVYFAIAFFAFVVLGLIAKVFGFSVLKLMRIFKDELVLAYSTASSETVLPRVIEKMEAYGAPKAICSFVVPTGYSFNLDGSTLYQSIAAIFIAQLYGIDLSISQQLLLVLTLMVTSKGIAGVPGVSFVVLLATLGSVGIPLEGLAFIAGVDRIMDMARTALNVIGNALAVLVISRWEGMYDDAKGQRYWNSLPHWRSKEKLPVGEVSSN; the protein is encoded by the coding sequence ATGAAGAAGGCAAAGCTTAGCCTCGCCTGGCAGATCCTCATCGGTCTGGTATTGGGGATTGCAATCGGTGCGCTGCTCAACCATTTCAGTGCCGAAAAGGCCTGGTGGATCAGCAACGTCCTGCAACCAGCAGGCGATATCTTTATCCGTCTGATCAAGATGATCGTGATCCCAATCGTCATTTCCTCGCTGATCGTCGGCATCGCAGGCGTTGGTGACGCGAAGAAGCTTGGACGTATCGGTCTGAAGACCATCGTTTACTTCGAAATCGTCACCACCATCGCCATCGTGGTCGGTCTGGTTCTGGCCAACGTGTTCCATCCGGGCACCGGCATCGACATGAGCACCCTGGGTACGGTGGATATTTCCAAGTACCAGGCGACCGCTGCCGAGGTTCAGCACGAACACGCGTTCGTCGAAACCATCCTCAATCTGATCCCGTCGAACATCTTCGCGGCCATGTCCCGCGGCGAGATGCTGCCGATCATCTTCTTCTCCGTGTTGTTCGGTCTCGGCTTGTCGAGCCTGCAATCGGACCTGCGTGAACCGCTGGTGAAGATGTTCCAGGGCGTCTCGGAAAGCATGTTCAAAGTCACCCACATGATCATGAACTACGCCCCGATCGGCGTTTTCGCACTGATCGCGGTGACCGTCGCCAACTTCGGTTTTGCCTCCTTGCTGCCGCTGGCCAAACTGGTGATCCTGGTTTACTTCGCCATCGCCTTCTTCGCCTTTGTGGTGCTGGGCTTGATCGCCAAGGTATTCGGCTTCTCGGTGCTCAAGCTGATGCGCATCTTCAAGGATGAGCTGGTGCTGGCTTACTCCACCGCCAGTTCCGAAACCGTGCTGCCACGCGTGATCGAGAAAATGGAAGCCTACGGCGCACCGAAAGCCATTTGCAGCTTCGTGGTGCCAACCGGCTACTCGTTCAACCTCGACGGTTCGACCCTGTACCAGAGCATCGCGGCCATCTTCATTGCTCAGCTCTACGGCATCGATCTGTCGATCAGCCAGCAACTGCTGCTGGTGCTGACCCTGATGGTCACCTCCAAAGGCATCGCCGGTGTACCGGGCGTTTCCTTCGTGGTGTTGCTGGCCACCTTGGGCAGCGTCGGCATTCCGCTCGAAGGCCTGGCGTTCATCGCCGGTGTCGACCGCATCATGGACATGGCCCGTACCGCACTGAACGTAATCGGCAACGCCCTTGCCGTACTGGTCATCTCCCGCTGGGAAGGCATGTACGACGATGCCAAGGGCCAGCGCTACTGGAACTCCCTGCCGCACTGGCGCAGCAAGGAAAAGCTGCCGGTAGGCGAAGTGTCCAGCAACTGA
- a CDS encoding DUF1328 domain-containing protein gives MLSWAITFLIIAIIAAVLGFGGIAGTATGIAKILFVVFLVMFIASFFFGRRGRG, from the coding sequence ATGTTGAGCTGGGCAATCACATTCTTGATCATTGCCATCATTGCTGCGGTACTGGGCTTCGGTGGTATCGCGGGCACCGCCACGGGTATCGCCAAGATTCTCTTTGTCGTGTTCCTGGTGATGTTTATTGCTTCGTTCTTCTTTGGCCGTCGCGGTCGAGGCTGA
- a CDS encoding KinB sensor domain-containing domain, with protein MKLAMKLRTRLFLSISALITVALLGLLLGLVSVMQMAATQEALVRENFVTLDLGLKLRQTLGDQLMVMVNETPNPAAFESSRQRYLQLLDEGIAHEQAGNGDLYGFKQAKADYLDFLEAYSQAREPTQVLSGKEALTEKFNALRNGLITEHKRALDSINDTERRARERALLIAGLLGLVGLAVLIIGFVTAHAIARRFGAPIEALVQAADNIGQGNFEVTLPVSSAVEMNQLTKRFGIMAEALREHQAMNIDELLAGQQRLQAVLDSIDDGLLMIDRDGHLEHLNPVAQRQLGWDTDRLGQGLGTALERPELDEQLQLVLRGGTLERAPEDLSVEVDGESRLLTYSLTPVSHTQGHILGAVMVLHDVTEQRAFERVRSEFVLRASHELRTPVTGMHMAFGLFRERAKFPADSREADLLDTVNEEMQRLMQLINDLLNFSRYQNGLQKLTLAPCVIEDLLEQARARFAGASALKGIELLVEVQGPLPRLQVDQGQLDRVLDNLIDNALRHTAEGGLIRLQARRHGERVIISVEDNGEGIAYGQQGRIFEPFVQVGRKKGGAGLGLALCKEIVQLHGGRMGVYSRPGQGTQFYMALAV; from the coding sequence ATGAAACTGGCGATGAAGCTGCGTACTCGGCTGTTCCTGAGTATTTCGGCGCTGATCACGGTGGCGTTGCTCGGGCTCTTGCTCGGTCTGGTAAGCGTGATGCAGATGGCCGCGACTCAGGAAGCACTGGTTCGCGAAAACTTTGTCACGCTGGATCTGGGGCTGAAATTGCGTCAGACCCTGGGCGATCAGCTCATGGTCATGGTCAATGAAACGCCCAATCCTGCAGCCTTTGAGTCGAGCCGCCAGCGTTACCTCCAGTTGTTGGACGAAGGCATCGCCCATGAGCAAGCAGGAAACGGCGACTTGTACGGATTCAAGCAGGCCAAGGCTGACTACCTCGACTTTCTTGAGGCCTACAGCCAGGCACGTGAACCGACACAGGTATTAAGTGGCAAAGAAGCGCTCACGGAAAAATTCAACGCGCTGCGCAACGGCCTGATCACCGAGCACAAGCGCGCTCTGGATAGCATCAATGACACCGAACGCCGGGCCCGTGAGCGGGCGCTGCTGATCGCCGGTTTGCTGGGATTGGTGGGATTGGCGGTCCTGATCATCGGGTTCGTTACCGCCCATGCGATCGCCAGGCGCTTTGGCGCTCCGATAGAAGCCTTGGTGCAGGCTGCCGACAATATTGGCCAAGGCAATTTCGAAGTGACCCTGCCGGTGTCCTCCGCCGTGGAAATGAACCAGCTGACCAAGCGTTTCGGCATCATGGCCGAGGCATTGCGCGAGCACCAGGCGATGAATATCGACGAGCTGCTTGCCGGTCAGCAACGATTGCAGGCCGTACTCGACAGCATTGACGACGGGTTGCTGATGATCGATCGCGATGGTCATCTCGAGCACCTCAACCCGGTGGCCCAGCGCCAGTTGGGTTGGGACACCGATCGCCTTGGCCAAGGGCTGGGGACGGCACTTGAACGTCCCGAACTGGATGAACAACTGCAACTGGTGCTGCGCGGCGGGACGCTCGAGCGGGCACCGGAAGATCTGAGCGTCGAAGTGGATGGCGAGTCGAGATTGCTGACCTATAGCCTGACGCCGGTCAGTCATACACAGGGCCATATTCTTGGCGCTGTGATGGTGTTGCATGACGTCACCGAGCAGCGCGCATTCGAACGGGTGCGCAGTGAGTTTGTCCTGCGGGCCTCCCATGAGCTGCGTACCCCGGTGACCGGCATGCATATGGCGTTCGGCCTGTTCCGCGAACGGGCGAAGTTTCCTGCGGATTCGCGCGAAGCTGATTTGCTGGACACCGTGAACGAAGAAATGCAGCGCTTGATGCAGCTGATCAACGACCTGTTGAATTTCTCACGTTACCAGAACGGATTGCAGAAGCTTACGCTTGCACCTTGTGTCATCGAAGATCTGCTTGAGCAGGCCCGGGCACGCTTTGCCGGGGCTTCGGCGCTCAAAGGCATTGAATTGCTGGTGGAAGTGCAAGGGCCGTTGCCGAGGTTACAGGTCGATCAAGGGCAACTGGATCGGGTACTCGATAACCTCATCGATAACGCTTTGCGCCACACCGCTGAGGGCGGGTTGATACGGTTGCAGGCCCGACGTCATGGAGAACGGGTGATTATCAGCGTAGAAGACAACGGCGAAGGCATTGCGTACGGCCAGCAGGGACGGATCTTCGAGCCCTTTGTTCAGGTCGGCCGCAAGAAGGGTGGCGCGGGGCTTGGCTTGGCACTATGCAAGGAAATTGTGCAGTTGCATGGCGGGCGGATGGGTGTCTATTCGCGGCCAGGGCAGGGGACTCAGTTCTACATGGCTCTGGCGGTATAA
- a CDS encoding GGDEF domain-containing protein produces the protein MSDETERWKEKYLKSIEQQEKLERRWNARLDLLRRGLVRSTLAAEGTDRAVDLCMKEMREVVRTDDMDAGLAALLPRLEKAVLDSEQRRETRVNQTSAALNALVTQLQTLPLPREVSRPLKNFAKQLDGRVSQAREIPLLLSELSGLQGNALRQLDNPTEPDRPGFLQRLFGNREADEATAQVAVVSVQAPAPQTAEPTNAPAAETRPETVDTAPTIEQPPVAPSPAHDAPPVVAIPESLVIQAVPKEVTAPDVVAFVPPVLAPAPECAQPAEPQEPSDFEQLEEPALPVIAPAAQVQELINPDELKPAAATTGDAQQPEPGDIVYALPDSPEPSYSSVAKHIEDTLLGLLDDLTLPERHRPQAEAMRDRLQNGLNWYELIPILDDLATLMLAITDSGQHEFEAYLQHLNERLESFQSNLQAASDGHADNRSAAREMDTQIREQVDGLQSSMQEAADLEDLKHVLENHLEGLLGTMDQHQKQRDEREHEIAARLQGLAERVAHMEQEALGYREHLEEQRQKALIDPLTNLPNRAAWSERLEHEVRDWQQHGNTLLLVMLDLDHFKRINDNYGHLAGDKVLKIIAGVLRKRLRGTDFIARFGGEEFVMLMPDTSLVTGAKLLETMRASIEACPFHFKGERVTITLSVGFTALKTAEHSDQALKRADQALYRAKNAGRNRVEPG, from the coding sequence ATGAGCGACGAAACAGAGCGTTGGAAAGAGAAATACCTCAAAAGCATCGAACAACAGGAAAAGCTCGAACGTCGGTGGAACGCCAGGCTCGACCTGCTGCGCCGTGGCCTGGTGCGTAGTACGCTTGCTGCGGAAGGCACCGATCGCGCCGTTGATCTATGCATGAAGGAAATGCGCGAAGTCGTGCGCACCGATGATATGGACGCCGGCCTCGCCGCCCTGCTGCCACGGCTCGAAAAAGCGGTGCTCGACTCCGAACAGCGCCGGGAAACCCGGGTCAACCAGACCAGCGCCGCACTGAATGCACTGGTGACACAGCTGCAAACGCTACCGCTGCCACGCGAAGTCAGCCGACCGCTCAAGAATTTTGCCAAGCAACTGGATGGCCGGGTCAGTCAGGCAAGGGAAATTCCGTTGCTGCTCAGCGAGCTGAGTGGCCTTCAAGGCAACGCCTTGCGCCAACTGGACAACCCGACAGAGCCTGATCGTCCTGGTTTTTTGCAGCGGTTGTTCGGTAACCGGGAAGCGGATGAGGCCACGGCGCAGGTTGCCGTCGTTTCCGTGCAAGCGCCTGCCCCGCAGACGGCTGAACCGACTAACGCACCAGCTGCTGAGACTCGACCGGAAACAGTCGATACCGCGCCCACGATAGAGCAGCCGCCAGTCGCGCCATCACCGGCCCACGACGCCCCACCTGTCGTTGCAATCCCTGAGTCCCTGGTTATACAGGCCGTTCCCAAAGAGGTTACAGCTCCCGACGTCGTGGCGTTTGTCCCGCCTGTCCTTGCCCCAGCGCCTGAATGTGCGCAGCCGGCAGAGCCACAAGAGCCGAGCGATTTTGAACAACTGGAAGAGCCAGCGCTGCCAGTCATCGCACCTGCCGCGCAGGTTCAAGAGTTAATCAATCCTGACGAATTGAAACCGGCAGCGGCGACCACCGGCGATGCGCAGCAACCTGAGCCAGGGGACATTGTTTATGCCTTACCGGACTCACCAGAGCCTTCCTACAGTTCTGTGGCCAAGCACATTGAAGACACGCTGTTGGGCCTTCTTGACGACCTGACGCTGCCCGAACGTCACCGGCCGCAAGCCGAAGCGATGCGCGACCGTCTGCAAAACGGCTTGAACTGGTACGAGTTGATCCCGATCCTCGACGATCTGGCGACATTGATGCTGGCAATCACCGACAGCGGTCAGCACGAATTCGAAGCTTACTTGCAGCATCTCAACGAACGCCTGGAGTCCTTCCAGAGCAACTTGCAGGCGGCCAGTGACGGCCATGCCGACAATCGCTCTGCTGCGCGTGAAATGGACACGCAGATCCGCGAGCAGGTCGACGGCTTGCAAAGCAGCATGCAGGAAGCGGCAGATCTGGAGGACCTCAAGCACGTTCTGGAGAACCATCTCGAAGGCCTGCTGGGCACGATGGACCAACACCAAAAGCAGCGCGACGAGCGTGAGCACGAAATCGCCGCACGCCTGCAAGGCCTGGCGGAACGGGTGGCACACATGGAACAGGAAGCGCTGGGCTATCGCGAGCACCTCGAGGAACAGCGCCAGAAGGCCCTGATCGACCCGCTCACCAACCTGCCCAATCGAGCCGCCTGGAGTGAGCGGCTGGAGCACGAAGTTCGCGACTGGCAGCAACACGGCAACACCCTATTGCTGGTGATGCTGGACCTCGACCACTTCAAACGCATCAACGATAACTACGGGCACCTTGCGGGTGACAAAGTACTGAAAATCATCGCCGGCGTATTGCGCAAGCGCCTGCGGGGAACGGATTTCATTGCACGATTCGGAGGTGAGGAGTTTGTCATGTTGATGCCTGACACTTCCCTGGTAACCGGCGCAAAGCTGCTGGAAACCATGCGCGCCTCCATTGAGGCCTGCCCTTTTCACTTCAAGGGCGAACGGGTGACCATCACGCTGTCCGTAGGTTTTACCGCATTGAAAACCGCGGAACACAGTGATCAAGCGCTGAAAAGAGCCGATCAGGCGTTGTATCGCGCAAAAAATGCCGGCCGCAACCGGGTTGAACCAGGCTGA
- a CDS encoding endonuclease/exonuclease/phosphatase family protein translates to MRRWGTERVVGLHDPRVNEHHLESTGLPADSRLRLLSFNIQVGISTERYRHYLTRGWQHLLPHTGRADNLQKIGTLLGDFDLVALQEADGGSLRSGYVNQVEHLAQLGAFPYWYQQLNRNLGRLGQHSNGVLSRLRPWAIEDHPLPGPKGRGAILVRFGEGPEALVVVMMHLALGARVRTMQLAYIRELIGGYKHQVLMGDMNTHASDLLQNSPLRDLGLLAPQLEATFPSWRPQRCLDHILLSPTLTLEKVEVLAQPISDHLPVAVEIRLPGSLTADALPALSPAPRGSLE, encoded by the coding sequence ATGCGCCGCTGGGGTACTGAACGCGTCGTTGGCCTGCATGATCCGCGGGTCAACGAACATCATCTGGAATCGACGGGCCTGCCCGCAGACAGCCGTCTGCGCCTGCTCAGCTTCAATATCCAGGTCGGCATCAGTACCGAGCGTTATCGGCACTACCTGACCAGGGGCTGGCAACATCTGTTGCCGCACACCGGCCGTGCCGACAATCTGCAAAAGATCGGCACTCTGTTGGGCGACTTCGATCTGGTCGCCCTGCAGGAAGCCGATGGCGGCAGCCTGCGATCAGGCTACGTCAACCAGGTTGAACACCTGGCGCAACTCGGCGCTTTCCCCTACTGGTATCAGCAACTCAACCGCAATCTCGGGCGCCTCGGCCAGCATAGCAATGGCGTGCTGAGCCGCTTGCGCCCCTGGGCGATTGAAGACCATCCACTACCGGGCCCCAAAGGGCGCGGAGCCATCCTGGTGCGCTTCGGCGAGGGTCCAGAGGCGTTGGTGGTGGTGATGATGCACCTTGCGCTCGGCGCTCGGGTGCGCACGATGCAGCTGGCTTACATTCGCGAGTTGATCGGCGGCTACAAACACCAGGTGTTGATGGGCGACATGAACACCCACGCCAGTGACTTGCTGCAGAACTCCCCGTTGCGTGACCTCGGCCTGCTCGCGCCACAACTGGAAGCGACCTTCCCAAGTTGGCGTCCGCAGCGCTGCCTGGACCATATACTGCTCAGCCCTACCCTGACCCTTGAAAAGGTCGAGGTGCTGGCACAACCGATTTCAGATCACCTGCCCGTCGCGGTAGAGATTCGTCTGCCGGGTTCGCTCACGGCCGATGCATTGCCCGCGTTGAGTCCTGCCCCTCGCGGATCCCTTGAATGA
- a CDS encoding inhibitor of vertebrate lysozyme family protein encodes MSVTFKTLAAALLLGGSAMAIAANDGQARVNELLSADPQYRETWTKVVKKEERLPEWVMNLSGDAEQMNAVEEDGDKYLVGPLCETKPTCLTKRLIVAFSFDKKDAYAMLIEVPAGLPADKSPTRHADYRFLGKPDQGMQDLLMEQLKKDPNWY; translated from the coding sequence ATGAGCGTCACGTTTAAGACACTGGCAGCCGCCCTGCTTCTGGGCGGTAGTGCCATGGCGATAGCTGCCAATGATGGGCAGGCGCGGGTCAACGAGTTGCTGAGCGCAGACCCGCAGTACCGTGAAACCTGGACAAAAGTTGTTAAAAAGGAAGAACGACTGCCGGAATGGGTGATGAACCTGTCTGGCGATGCCGAGCAAATGAATGCTGTTGAAGAAGATGGCGACAAGTATCTGGTCGGCCCACTGTGCGAAACAAAGCCGACGTGCCTGACCAAACGCTTGATCGTGGCATTCAGTTTCGACAAGAAGGACGCCTACGCCATGCTGATCGAAGTACCCGCGGGACTGCCGGCCGACAAGTCGCCAACGCGACATGCCGATTACCGCTTCCTCGGCAAACCAGATCAAGGTATGCAGGATTTGTTGATGGAACAGCTCAAGAAAGATCCAAACTGGTATTGA